Proteins found in one Populus alba chromosome 14, ASM523922v2, whole genome shotgun sequence genomic segment:
- the LOC118063413 gene encoding uncharacterized CRM domain-containing protein At3g25440, chloroplastic isoform X2 yields MAVKRFITLESLGLCKSHHLKNFHPNHFTISSNSYLYRTSLVDVMCKVLGQRPVYNVKGHLVPLVGHLWIHSCPSVNNVDKVVEPTENIEKTAAVFSGSDVKVKRPKLKGKRAVVRWLKFFRWKKKKEYERMTAEEKILYKLRKAQRKEERFVQALKKIEPKESSEATHDPEILTPEEHFFFLKMGLKCKNYVPVGRRGIYQGVILNMHLHWKKHQTLKVVVKTFTPEEVKEIAAELARFTGGIVLDIHEEDTIIMYRGKNYSQPPTEIMSPRVTLSRKKALDKSKCRDGLRALRRYIPRLQQDLELLHARAGGKSGKGTEPTEETPETDIDGAESRSISSKQLENSEKLKEIIDRQDEGSEDSPDTDLGIASDSEDLSDIFETDSDADTEETSKRPLYLEEFEKFSVEADGEHEDFEEHLRQISLGSKKGVTSGKDVDIPTGVDVDSPSFDEVDRMFLRAASLLKRKKR; encoded by the exons atggCGGTGAAGAGGTTTATAACTTTAGAATCTCTTGGTCTCTGCAAATCTCACCACCTCAAGAATTTCCACCCAAATCATTTCACAATCTCTTCAAATTCATATCTTTATAGAACCAG TTTGGTTGATGTGATGTGCAAGGTTCTTGGTCAGAGACCAGTGTATAACGTTAAAGGGCATCTTGTTCCTTTGGTGGGTCATTTATGGATTCACTCTTGTCCATCTGTAAACAATGTTGACAAAGTTGTGGAGCCAACcgaaaatattgagaaaaccGCGGCGGTCTTTAGTGGTAGTGATGTTAAAGTGAAGAGACCAAAGCTCAAAGGCAAACGAGCGGTGGTGAGGTGGTTAAAGTTCTTCaggtggaagaagaagaaagagtacGAGAGAATGACAGCTGAAGAGAAAATCTTATACAAGTTGAGAAAG GCtcaaaggaaagaagaaaggtttgttCAAGCTTTGAAAAAGATTGAACCAAAAGAATCATCGGAAGCAACTCATGATCCAGAGATATTGACTCCAGAAGAgcacttcttctttttaaagatGGGCCTTAAGTGCAAGAATTATGTGCCCGTCGGCAGAAGGGGAATATACCAGGGTGTGATTCTTAACATGCACTTGCACTGGAAGAAACATCAGACTCTGAAAGTGGTGGTAAAGACATTCACTCCAGAGGAAGTGAAGGAGATTGCTGCTGAACTGGCACGATTCACTGGAGGGATTGTGCTGGATATTCATGAAGAGGACACAATAATCATGTACAGAGGGAAGAACTATTCCCAACCACCAACAGAGATTATGTCACCCAGGGTCACTCTCTCCAGAAAGAAg GCTTTGGATAAGTCAAAATGCAGGGATGGTCTAAGGGCTCTCAGGAGGTACATACCAAGACTACAACAGGACCTTGAGTTGCTTCATGCACGGGCTGGAGGAAAAAGTGGAAAAGGAACTGAACCTACCGAAGAAACCCCTGAGACTGACATTGATGGTGCAGAATCTAGGAGCATTTCAAGCAAGCAATTGGAGAATTCAGAAAAGCTGAAAGAAATCATTGATAGGCAAGATGAAGGCTCTGAGGATAGTCCTGATACTGACTTAGGGATTGCATCAGACTCGGAAGATCTATCAGACATTTTTGAGACTGACTCTGACGCAGACACGGAGGAGACATCAAAACGTCCACTTTATTTGGAAGAGTTTGAAAAGTTCTCAGTTGAAGCAGACGGAGAGCATGAAGATTTTGAGGAGCACTTGCGCCAAATATCTCTGGGCTCAAAAAAGGGAGTGACATCGGGGAAAGATGTGGATATCCCCACAGGGGTAGATGTCGATTCACCATCCTTTGACGAGGTTGATCGCATGTTTCTCCGTGCTGCTtctcttttaaagagaaagaagagatag
- the LOC118063413 gene encoding uncharacterized CRM domain-containing protein At3g25440, chloroplastic isoform X1 gives MAVKRFITLESLGLCKSHHLKNFHPNHFTISSNSYLYRTSSLVDVMCKVLGQRPVYNVKGHLVPLVGHLWIHSCPSVNNVDKVVEPTENIEKTAAVFSGSDVKVKRPKLKGKRAVVRWLKFFRWKKKKEYERMTAEEKILYKLRKAQRKEERFVQALKKIEPKESSEATHDPEILTPEEHFFFLKMGLKCKNYVPVGRRGIYQGVILNMHLHWKKHQTLKVVVKTFTPEEVKEIAAELARFTGGIVLDIHEEDTIIMYRGKNYSQPPTEIMSPRVTLSRKKALDKSKCRDGLRALRRYIPRLQQDLELLHARAGGKSGKGTEPTEETPETDIDGAESRSISSKQLENSEKLKEIIDRQDEGSEDSPDTDLGIASDSEDLSDIFETDSDADTEETSKRPLYLEEFEKFSVEADGEHEDFEEHLRQISLGSKKGVTSGKDVDIPTGVDVDSPSFDEVDRMFLRAASLLKRKKR, from the exons atggCGGTGAAGAGGTTTATAACTTTAGAATCTCTTGGTCTCTGCAAATCTCACCACCTCAAGAATTTCCACCCAAATCATTTCACAATCTCTTCAAATTCATATCTTTATAGAACCAG TAGTTTGGTTGATGTGATGTGCAAGGTTCTTGGTCAGAGACCAGTGTATAACGTTAAAGGGCATCTTGTTCCTTTGGTGGGTCATTTATGGATTCACTCTTGTCCATCTGTAAACAATGTTGACAAAGTTGTGGAGCCAACcgaaaatattgagaaaaccGCGGCGGTCTTTAGTGGTAGTGATGTTAAAGTGAAGAGACCAAAGCTCAAAGGCAAACGAGCGGTGGTGAGGTGGTTAAAGTTCTTCaggtggaagaagaagaaagagtacGAGAGAATGACAGCTGAAGAGAAAATCTTATACAAGTTGAGAAAG GCtcaaaggaaagaagaaaggtttgttCAAGCTTTGAAAAAGATTGAACCAAAAGAATCATCGGAAGCAACTCATGATCCAGAGATATTGACTCCAGAAGAgcacttcttctttttaaagatGGGCCTTAAGTGCAAGAATTATGTGCCCGTCGGCAGAAGGGGAATATACCAGGGTGTGATTCTTAACATGCACTTGCACTGGAAGAAACATCAGACTCTGAAAGTGGTGGTAAAGACATTCACTCCAGAGGAAGTGAAGGAGATTGCTGCTGAACTGGCACGATTCACTGGAGGGATTGTGCTGGATATTCATGAAGAGGACACAATAATCATGTACAGAGGGAAGAACTATTCCCAACCACCAACAGAGATTATGTCACCCAGGGTCACTCTCTCCAGAAAGAAg GCTTTGGATAAGTCAAAATGCAGGGATGGTCTAAGGGCTCTCAGGAGGTACATACCAAGACTACAACAGGACCTTGAGTTGCTTCATGCACGGGCTGGAGGAAAAAGTGGAAAAGGAACTGAACCTACCGAAGAAACCCCTGAGACTGACATTGATGGTGCAGAATCTAGGAGCATTTCAAGCAAGCAATTGGAGAATTCAGAAAAGCTGAAAGAAATCATTGATAGGCAAGATGAAGGCTCTGAGGATAGTCCTGATACTGACTTAGGGATTGCATCAGACTCGGAAGATCTATCAGACATTTTTGAGACTGACTCTGACGCAGACACGGAGGAGACATCAAAACGTCCACTTTATTTGGAAGAGTTTGAAAAGTTCTCAGTTGAAGCAGACGGAGAGCATGAAGATTTTGAGGAGCACTTGCGCCAAATATCTCTGGGCTCAAAAAAGGGAGTGACATCGGGGAAAGATGTGGATATCCCCACAGGGGTAGATGTCGATTCACCATCCTTTGACGAGGTTGATCGCATGTTTCTCCGTGCTGCTtctcttttaaagagaaagaagagatag
- the LOC118063413 gene encoding uncharacterized CRM domain-containing protein At3g25440, chloroplastic isoform X3, with protein MTAEEKILYKLRKAQRKEERFVQALKKIEPKESSEATHDPEILTPEEHFFFLKMGLKCKNYVPVGRRGIYQGVILNMHLHWKKHQTLKVVVKTFTPEEVKEIAAELARFTGGIVLDIHEEDTIIMYRGKNYSQPPTEIMSPRVTLSRKKALDKSKCRDGLRALRRYIPRLQQDLELLHARAGGKSGKGTEPTEETPETDIDGAESRSISSKQLENSEKLKEIIDRQDEGSEDSPDTDLGIASDSEDLSDIFETDSDADTEETSKRPLYLEEFEKFSVEADGEHEDFEEHLRQISLGSKKGVTSGKDVDIPTGVDVDSPSFDEVDRMFLRAASLLKRKKR; from the exons ATGACAGCTGAAGAGAAAATCTTATACAAGTTGAGAAAG GCtcaaaggaaagaagaaaggtttgttCAAGCTTTGAAAAAGATTGAACCAAAAGAATCATCGGAAGCAACTCATGATCCAGAGATATTGACTCCAGAAGAgcacttcttctttttaaagatGGGCCTTAAGTGCAAGAATTATGTGCCCGTCGGCAGAAGGGGAATATACCAGGGTGTGATTCTTAACATGCACTTGCACTGGAAGAAACATCAGACTCTGAAAGTGGTGGTAAAGACATTCACTCCAGAGGAAGTGAAGGAGATTGCTGCTGAACTGGCACGATTCACTGGAGGGATTGTGCTGGATATTCATGAAGAGGACACAATAATCATGTACAGAGGGAAGAACTATTCCCAACCACCAACAGAGATTATGTCACCCAGGGTCACTCTCTCCAGAAAGAAg GCTTTGGATAAGTCAAAATGCAGGGATGGTCTAAGGGCTCTCAGGAGGTACATACCAAGACTACAACAGGACCTTGAGTTGCTTCATGCACGGGCTGGAGGAAAAAGTGGAAAAGGAACTGAACCTACCGAAGAAACCCCTGAGACTGACATTGATGGTGCAGAATCTAGGAGCATTTCAAGCAAGCAATTGGAGAATTCAGAAAAGCTGAAAGAAATCATTGATAGGCAAGATGAAGGCTCTGAGGATAGTCCTGATACTGACTTAGGGATTGCATCAGACTCGGAAGATCTATCAGACATTTTTGAGACTGACTCTGACGCAGACACGGAGGAGACATCAAAACGTCCACTTTATTTGGAAGAGTTTGAAAAGTTCTCAGTTGAAGCAGACGGAGAGCATGAAGATTTTGAGGAGCACTTGCGCCAAATATCTCTGGGCTCAAAAAAGGGAGTGACATCGGGGAAAGATGTGGATATCCCCACAGGGGTAGATGTCGATTCACCATCCTTTGACGAGGTTGATCGCATGTTTCTCCGTGCTGCTtctcttttaaagagaaagaagagatag